One Frankia alni ACN14a DNA window includes the following coding sequences:
- a CDS encoding flavin reductase family protein, whose product MTASLRQTQGATRARAVDGDLFRTVFRGHPAGVAVITTDAGVGPVGFTATSLASLSAEPPMVVFAISSSASAWPHLRTADTFVVNLLSSEQEEVARRFARSGIDRFAAPTRWSALPTGEPLLDGGRAWLRCATRPPIEAGDHFLIVGLVLEAATDPAAAPLIYHDRTFHALP is encoded by the coding sequence ATGACCGCCTCGCTTCGCCAGACCCAGGGAGCCACCAGGGCGCGCGCCGTCGACGGCGACCTGTTCCGGACCGTCTTCCGGGGTCACCCGGCGGGCGTCGCCGTCATCACGACGGACGCCGGCGTGGGACCGGTCGGCTTCACCGCGACCTCGCTGGCGTCGCTGTCCGCCGAGCCCCCGATGGTCGTCTTCGCGATCTCGTCGAGCGCGTCGGCCTGGCCGCACCTGCGCACCGCCGACACGTTCGTCGTCAACCTGCTCTCCTCGGAGCAGGAGGAGGTCGCCCGCCGCTTCGCCCGCAGCGGCATCGACCGGTTCGCCGCACCGACCCGCTGGAGCGCACTGCCCACCGGCGAGCCGCTGCTCGACGGCGGCCGGGCCTGGCTGCGCTGCGCCACCCGCCCGCCGATCGAGGCCGGCGACCACTTCCTCATCGTCGGCCTGGTCCTGGAGGCGGCGACCGATCCCGCCGCGGCCCCGCTGATCTACCACGACCGCACCTTCCACGCCCTGCCCTGA
- the modA gene encoding molybdate ABC transporter substrate-binding protein, with the protein MRFRRVKTALAVVASAGLLAAGCGSSGSDGGTAATPAPATTSASSGVTGTVTVFAAASLTGTFTTLGKQFEAANPGSTVKFSFAGSSALAQQITSGAPADVFAAASPATMKTVTDASENSSAPKVFVRNQLVIAVPKANPKGITDLPDLAKPGVKVALCADAVPCGAAAKKALAAAGVNLTPVTLEQDVKSALSKVTLGEVDAALVYRTDAKAAGDKVTGIEFPESAKAINDYPIATLKAGKNAAGGKAWVDYVTSDKGEAVLTAAGFQAP; encoded by the coding sequence GTGAGATTTCGCAGGGTGAAAACGGCGCTGGCGGTCGTGGCCAGCGCCGGTCTGCTCGCCGCCGGGTGTGGCAGCAGCGGGAGCGACGGGGGCACGGCCGCCACGCCGGCGCCCGCCACCACCAGTGCCTCCAGCGGTGTGACGGGCACGGTCACCGTGTTCGCCGCAGCGTCGTTGACCGGGACGTTCACGACGCTCGGCAAGCAGTTCGAGGCCGCCAACCCGGGGTCCACCGTGAAGTTCTCCTTCGCGGGCAGTTCCGCGCTGGCGCAGCAGATCACCTCCGGCGCGCCCGCGGACGTGTTCGCCGCGGCGAGCCCGGCGACGATGAAGACCGTCACCGACGCCTCGGAGAACTCCTCGGCGCCGAAGGTCTTCGTCCGCAACCAGCTCGTCATCGCCGTGCCGAAGGCCAACCCGAAGGGCATCACGGACCTGCCCGACCTGGCGAAGCCGGGCGTGAAGGTCGCGTTGTGCGCCGACGCGGTGCCCTGCGGCGCGGCGGCCAAGAAGGCGCTGGCCGCGGCCGGGGTGAACCTGACTCCCGTCACCCTCGAGCAGGACGTCAAGTCGGCCCTCTCGAAGGTCACCCTCGGTGAGGTCGACGCGGCGCTGGTCTACCGCACGGACGCGAAGGCCGCGGGCGACAAGGTGACCGGCATCGAGTTCCCCGAGTCGGCGAAGGCCATCAACGACTACCCGATCGCCACTCTCAAGGCCGGCAAGAACGCCGCCGGCGGCAAGGCGTGGGTGGACTACGTCACCTCCGACAAGGGCGAGGCGGTCCTGACCGCGGCCGGTTTCCAGGCCCCCTGA
- a CDS encoding SAM-dependent methyltransferase translates to MTFRAASDQIEVPAGVGLTAVGMAWVRARESARRDRLFDDPYAEAFVEAAGGPAAAGPAGAFARFIDVVDSHGVQRTRFFDDYLTRAADAGQRQFVLLAAGLDTRAHRLSWPAGTRLFEVDLPEMLTFKQAVLDTRHATARAERITVPADLAGDWSSALTRAGLRPRERTTWLVEGLLPYLDAEAAAHLLTTVGELSVPGSLLGFEYQADTWLLDELRATPELAEFATLLKGGLGESPLDWLPRHGWQVLQARLRSELAAEAGRPAPGPLADGFLVATRR, encoded by the coding sequence ATGACCTTCAGGGCTGCGTCCGATCAGATCGAGGTTCCCGCCGGGGTGGGTCTGACCGCCGTCGGCATGGCGTGGGTCCGCGCCCGGGAGAGCGCGCGCCGCGACCGGCTCTTCGACGACCCCTACGCGGAGGCGTTCGTCGAGGCGGCCGGTGGCCCGGCGGCCGCCGGCCCCGCCGGCGCCTTCGCCCGCTTCATCGACGTGGTGGACTCCCACGGCGTGCAACGCACCCGCTTCTTCGACGACTACCTGACCCGCGCCGCCGACGCCGGCCAGCGCCAGTTCGTCCTGCTCGCCGCGGGCCTGGACACCCGCGCCCACCGGCTGTCCTGGCCCGCCGGCACCCGGCTGTTCGAGGTGGACCTGCCGGAGATGCTGACGTTCAAGCAGGCGGTCCTCGACACCCGGCACGCCACCGCGCGTGCCGAGCGGATCACCGTCCCCGCCGATCTCGCCGGCGACTGGTCGAGCGCGCTGACCCGCGCGGGCCTACGGCCACGGGAACGCACCACCTGGCTCGTCGAGGGCCTGCTGCCCTACCTCGACGCGGAGGCGGCCGCCCACCTGCTCACCACCGTCGGGGAGCTGTCCGTCCCGGGCAGCCTGCTGGGATTCGAGTACCAGGCCGACACGTGGCTGCTCGACGAGCTGCGTGCCACCCCGGAGCTGGCGGAGTTCGCGACCCTGCTCAAGGGCGGCCTCGGCGAGTCCCCCCTCGACTGGCTGCCCCGCCACGGCTGGCAGGTGCTCCAGGCTCGGCTACGCTCCGAGCTCGCCGCCGAGGCCGGACGCCCCGCGCCCGGCCCCCTCGCCGACGGCTTCCTCGTCGCCACCCGCCGCTGA
- a CDS encoding metalloprotease: MSVGLLAGCNASATGGPLNAAGSIGTSTATGGSSDRDTGGSSGRDAGGSSARGLGGPSADAGGSWTDAGGSSTAATTASKPSCGGKVSDVQDVERLINEPVGCPGALNTFWHGELGDAWTAPRFVPYHDGEVPDDACGRQVNDPRQFADNALYCTLDDTVAYSVDFLDELAQVGGPTYPLFVLMHELSHRGDRIGGNLGVVTRAEENQADCFAGRQASAAHDAGRIAVRDALQGALLFYSLGDTRGGWFAQEPASAPDAHGSPRQRAQAFALGYLRDSSTCHTIGRSETGDVSF, translated from the coding sequence ATGTCTGTCGGCCTTCTGGCCGGCTGCAACGCCTCCGCGACGGGTGGTCCCCTCAACGCTGCCGGCAGCATCGGCACGAGCACCGCCACCGGCGGGTCGTCCGACCGTGATACCGGCGGGTCGTCCGGCCGGGACGCCGGTGGGTCGTCGGCGCGCGGCCTCGGCGGGCCGTCGGCGGACGCCGGCGGGTCGTGGACGGACGCCGGCGGGTCGTCCACGGCCGCGACGACGGCGTCGAAGCCGTCGTGCGGCGGCAAGGTCAGCGACGTGCAGGACGTCGAACGGCTCATCAACGAGCCGGTCGGCTGCCCCGGCGCGCTGAACACCTTCTGGCACGGCGAACTCGGCGACGCCTGGACGGCGCCGCGCTTCGTCCCCTACCACGACGGTGAGGTGCCCGACGACGCCTGTGGCCGGCAGGTCAACGACCCCCGCCAGTTCGCCGACAACGCGTTGTACTGCACGCTCGACGACACGGTCGCCTACAGCGTCGACTTCCTCGACGAGCTGGCGCAGGTCGGCGGGCCCACCTACCCGCTGTTCGTCCTCATGCACGAGCTGTCCCACCGCGGCGACCGCATCGGCGGCAACCTGGGAGTCGTCACCCGCGCCGAGGAGAACCAGGCCGACTGCTTCGCCGGTCGGCAGGCCTCCGCCGCGCACGACGCCGGGCGCATCGCCGTCCGCGACGCGCTGCAGGGCGCCCTGCTGTTCTACAGCCTCGGCGACACCCGCGGCGGCTGGTTCGCCCAGGAGCCCGCCAGCGCCCCCGACGCCCACGGCTCTCCCCGCCAACGCGCCCAGGCGTTCGCCCTCGGCTACCTGCGCGACAGCTCCACCTGCCACACGATCGGCAGGTCCGAGACGGGCGACGTGTCGTTCTGA
- the rnhA gene encoding ribonuclease HI → MAQRDGRVAVDIHTDGACSGNPGPGGWGAVLRYGEHERELHGGEPARTTNNRMELTAAIMALEALTRPSVVRLHTDSTYLRSGITTWIAGWRRNGWLTKDRTPVRNADLWQRLEAAVARHEVEWLWVRGHAGDPGNERADALAARGLQEARQTPPPA, encoded by the coding sequence ATGGCGCAGCGCGACGGGCGCGTCGCCGTCGACATCCATACCGACGGGGCGTGCAGCGGCAATCCGGGGCCCGGCGGCTGGGGCGCGGTGCTGCGCTACGGCGAGCACGAGCGGGAGCTGCACGGCGGCGAGCCGGCGCGCACGACGAACAACAGGATGGAGCTCACCGCGGCCATCATGGCGCTGGAGGCACTGACCCGGCCGTCCGTGGTGCGCCTGCACACCGACAGCACCTACCTGCGCAGCGGGATCACCACCTGGATCGCCGGATGGCGGCGCAACGGCTGGCTGACGAAGGACCGCACGCCGGTGCGCAACGCCGACCTGTGGCAGCGGCTGGAGGCCGCCGTCGCCCGACACGAGGTCGAGTGGTTGTGGGTCCGCGGGCACGCCGGCGACCCCGGCAACGAACGCGCGGACGCCCTGGCCGCCCGGGGTCTGCAGGAGGCTCGCCAGACACCGCCGCCCGCCTGA
- a CDS encoding DUF7846 domain-containing protein, giving the protein MAVESAADVPSPATRSPGPVTLPVPRQPSSAARSAPDRRVQLRWPSGPGGRVGGSDRGSGRAAWSRPALAVAVICVCSFTASLVLQATLFRDGSGDADEAAYVLQARMLLDGHLTLDAATMEPFFRPWLTGEHDGRLFTKYLPGWPALLAASQALFGTMTVAPALVAAGWVAGTYRLARELLDDAASAVLAAALVAGSPLVVVHTALPLAYACGAATLTLASAALLRGARTGARSSLLAGGAGAGFALLLRPFDAVLVLTGVVVFALARLRRQPRAIPARVGWAVLGAAPFVAVLLVFCRLVTGSALRMPLSASDPLDRFGFGSRRILPSEPTFTFTRHLALRALEQTCTAAPGWLFGGVVVVGFAAVGAVLARRRAQRLLLVVTVVAVAGGYLFWWGSAFAMPGLRDGLGPHYHLAALTPILILAADGARRLWSAAAALPWAAVLRPTAAGVVVVTMVLLTASAVPGKVDGQRWVNDHNAFLAALLPDRFPAPAVVVVTPQVPSRYTQVPYQTLRNRPDLHGRVLYAADLGPATATLPEDVPGRALYRLRPDEIADPAAPASFYGSFTALRQVSGERIRVHLTARLPAGSAAGAAAYVRLGAQTRIFPVTPSAGDRVDPSIADPSIADPSIAGPAVIDATLVVTSGEPAGAGELGAGTATLPGELVVGVVQPTAAGPARWEERIPLARRHGSGALTLLTPGLGWRQVPGRAAVGWLPAPVRPTLAVAVGLD; this is encoded by the coding sequence GTGGCGGTCGAGTCCGCGGCGGACGTCCCGTCCCCGGCGACGCGCAGCCCCGGTCCGGTGACGCTGCCCGTGCCGCGCCAGCCCAGCTCGGCGGCACGGTCCGCCCCGGACCGGCGGGTACAACTGCGGTGGCCGTCGGGCCCGGGCGGGCGGGTCGGCGGGTCGGACCGGGGGTCGGGCCGGGCGGCCTGGTCGCGGCCGGCGCTCGCCGTCGCCGTGATCTGCGTCTGCTCGTTCACGGCGAGCCTCGTCCTACAGGCGACGCTGTTCCGCGACGGCTCCGGCGACGCCGACGAGGCCGCCTACGTCCTGCAGGCCCGGATGCTGCTCGACGGGCACCTCACCCTGGACGCCGCCACGATGGAGCCGTTCTTCCGGCCCTGGCTGACGGGCGAGCACGACGGCCGGCTGTTCACCAAGTACCTGCCCGGCTGGCCGGCGCTGCTCGCCGCCTCGCAGGCGCTGTTCGGCACCATGACGGTCGCGCCGGCCCTCGTCGCCGCCGGCTGGGTTGCCGGGACGTACCGGCTGGCCCGGGAGCTGCTCGACGACGCGGCGAGCGCGGTACTGGCCGCGGCCCTGGTGGCCGGGTCGCCGCTCGTCGTCGTGCACACTGCGCTGCCGCTGGCCTACGCCTGCGGCGCGGCCACCCTCACCCTGGCCAGCGCGGCGCTGCTGCGTGGGGCCCGCACCGGCGCCCGGAGCTCGCTGCTCGCCGGCGGGGCCGGCGCGGGCTTCGCGCTGCTGCTGCGCCCCTTCGACGCGGTGCTGGTGCTGACCGGGGTGGTCGTGTTCGCGCTCGCGCGGTTACGCCGCCAGCCGCGGGCGATACCTGCGCGGGTCGGCTGGGCGGTCCTCGGCGCGGCGCCGTTCGTCGCCGTGCTGCTGGTGTTCTGCCGGCTGGTCACGGGCTCCGCCCTGCGGATGCCGCTGTCCGCCTCCGATCCGCTGGACCGCTTCGGCTTCGGTTCCCGGCGGATCCTGCCGTCCGAGCCGACGTTCACCTTCACCCGCCACCTCGCGCTGCGGGCTCTGGAGCAGACCTGCACCGCCGCGCCGGGCTGGCTGTTCGGCGGCGTGGTGGTGGTCGGGTTCGCCGCCGTCGGGGCGGTGCTCGCGCGGCGGCGGGCGCAGCGGCTGCTGCTCGTGGTGACGGTGGTCGCGGTCGCGGGCGGATATCTGTTCTGGTGGGGCTCGGCGTTCGCGATGCCGGGGCTGCGCGACGGGCTCGGCCCGCACTACCACCTGGCCGCCCTGACCCCGATCCTGATCCTCGCCGCGGACGGCGCCCGCCGCCTGTGGTCGGCCGCCGCCGCCCTCCCGTGGGCCGCCGTGCTGCGGCCCACCGCGGCCGGCGTGGTCGTGGTGACGATGGTCCTGCTCACCGCGTCGGCGGTGCCCGGCAAGGTCGACGGGCAGCGCTGGGTCAACGACCACAACGCCTTCCTCGCCGCCCTGCTCCCGGACCGCTTTCCCGCCCCGGCGGTGGTCGTCGTGACGCCCCAGGTGCCCAGCCGGTACACCCAGGTGCCCTACCAGACGCTGCGCAACCGGCCGGACCTGCACGGCCGCGTGCTGTACGCGGCGGACCTCGGCCCCGCGACGGCGACCCTGCCCGAGGATGTCCCGGGCCGGGCGCTGTACCGACTGCGCCCGGACGAGATCGCCGACCCGGCAGCCCCCGCCAGCTTCTACGGCTCGTTCACCGCGTTGCGCCAGGTCAGCGGCGAGCGGATCCGGGTACACCTGACCGCTCGCCTGCCCGCCGGCTCCGCCGCCGGTGCGGCCGCCTACGTGCGCCTGGGCGCGCAGACCCGGATCTTCCCGGTGACACCGTCTGCCGGCGACCGCGTCGACCCGTCGATCGCCGACCCGTCGATCGCCGACCCGTCGATCGCCGGCCCGGCGGTGATCGACGCGACGCTGGTGGTCACGTCGGGGGAGCCGGCGGGCGCGGGGGAGCTTGGCGCCGGCACGGCGACGCTGCCGGGAGAGCTCGTCGTCGGAGTCGTCCAGCCGACCGCCGCGGGCCCCGCCCGCTGGGAGGAACGCATCCCGCTGGCGCGCCGGCACGGCTCGGGCGCGCTGACCCTGCTGACCCCCGGGCTGGGCTGGCGCCAGGTGCCCGGCCGCGCCGCGGTGGGATGGCTGCCCGCCCCGGTCCGCCCCACGCTGGCCGTCGCGGTCGGCCTCGACTGA
- a CDS encoding Lrp/AsnC family transcriptional regulator — translation MDELDRALLRLLQQNGRRTNRDLALATHVVPSTSLQRVRSLVERGIISGFRAEVDLAAIGRPVQALISVRVRPPSRAVIEAFRAWAADLAETVSLFSTTGSFDFLLHVAVPDVDGLYRLVIDRLTARPEVFDVHTSLVFDHRRSATVEPIEPADSADSTD, via the coding sequence TTGGACGAGCTCGACCGGGCCCTGCTGCGCCTGTTGCAGCAGAACGGCCGGCGGACCAACCGGGATCTCGCCCTGGCCACCCATGTGGTGCCCTCGACCTCCCTGCAGCGGGTGCGCTCGCTGGTGGAGCGGGGCATCATCAGCGGGTTTCGCGCCGAGGTCGATCTCGCCGCGATCGGCAGGCCGGTGCAGGCCCTGATATCCGTGCGGGTCAGACCGCCCTCCCGAGCGGTGATCGAGGCTTTCCGCGCGTGGGCGGCCGACCTCGCCGAAACGGTGAGCCTGTTCTCCACGACCGGATCCTTCGATTTCCTCCTGCACGTCGCGGTGCCGGACGTCGACGGGCTCTACCGCCTCGTCATCGACCGGCTCACCGCCCGGCCCGAGGTCTTCGACGTGCACACAAGTCTGGTGTTCGACCACCGCCGCTCGGCCACCGTCGAGCCGATCGAACCGGCCGACTCCGCCGACTCCACCGACTAG
- a CDS encoding Zn-ribbon domain-containing OB-fold protein has product MPQTVPFVDYLVLGERPHLVARACTGCGARFFDRRNACANCFATSFTQVDVPTEGEVRAFTIVAHAAPGVPVPFVSATVDCAGTSVRANLVNVEPTPEAVRLGMKVRLALTPVGVDQAGTEAISFGFEPRP; this is encoded by the coding sequence GTGCCGCAGACCGTCCCGTTCGTCGACTATCTGGTCCTGGGCGAGCGGCCGCACCTGGTCGCCCGCGCATGCACCGGGTGCGGCGCACGCTTCTTCGACCGGCGCAATGCGTGCGCGAACTGTTTCGCCACCTCCTTCACGCAGGTGGACGTCCCCACCGAGGGGGAGGTACGCGCGTTCACGATCGTCGCCCACGCCGCCCCCGGGGTACCCGTGCCGTTCGTGTCGGCGACGGTGGACTGCGCCGGCACGAGCGTGCGTGCCAACCTCGTCAACGTCGAGCCCACGCCCGAGGCGGTGCGCCTGGGGATGAAGGTGCGCCTCGCGCTCACCCCGGTGGGCGTCGACCAGGCGGGCACCGAGGCGATCAGCTTCGGCTTCGAGCCCCGCCCCTGA
- a CDS encoding thiolase family protein: MASDDVWILGISMTRFGKHPDSDLIDLAAEATMNAIADAGITMREIGILAAGNLRGGGGIGQALQKQVGQTGIPVYNVANACATGATAVRVVHMALRAGEADFGLAVGVEKLAGAGLLAGGERAGDSTTWTPQGRFGAVGPLDGRIGTETMPGVFAQIGMEYGHRYGGTSFELFARISEKNHAHSTLNPLASYQRRFTLDEIMNDVMISYPNTRPMCSANCDGAAAAVLVTDAALRTLAPEQRRRAVKISASVLTTDPWEEACQVLPNVNTLTRNAARRAYDIAGVDPEDLDLVELHDCFATAELVHYDNLMLCPEGGAVDFFHSGATWRDGSTPVNVSGGLQSKGHPISATGIANIWEVATHLRGEAGDRQIPGARVGLTHVIGLGSACGVHILERAAA; this comes from the coding sequence ATGGCCAGCGATGACGTGTGGATCCTCGGCATCAGCATGACGCGGTTCGGCAAGCACCCCGACTCCGACCTGATCGACCTGGCCGCCGAGGCGACCATGAACGCCATCGCGGATGCCGGGATCACCATGCGGGAGATCGGCATTCTCGCCGCGGGCAACCTGCGCGGCGGCGGCGGGATCGGCCAGGCCTTACAGAAGCAGGTGGGCCAGACCGGCATCCCCGTCTACAACGTGGCCAACGCCTGCGCGACGGGGGCGACCGCCGTCCGCGTCGTCCACATGGCGCTACGCGCCGGGGAGGCGGACTTCGGTCTCGCGGTCGGTGTGGAGAAGCTCGCCGGCGCCGGGTTGCTCGCCGGCGGCGAGCGGGCGGGCGACTCGACCACCTGGACGCCGCAGGGCCGCTTCGGCGCGGTCGGTCCGCTCGACGGGCGGATCGGCACGGAGACGATGCCCGGGGTCTTCGCCCAGATCGGCATGGAGTACGGCCACCGCTACGGCGGCACGAGCTTCGAGCTGTTCGCCCGGATCTCCGAGAAGAACCACGCGCACTCGACGCTGAACCCGCTGGCCTCCTACCAGCGCCGCTTCACCCTGGACGAGATCATGAACGACGTCATGATCTCCTACCCGAACACCCGGCCGATGTGCTCGGCGAACTGCGACGGGGCCGCGGCCGCGGTGCTCGTCACCGATGCCGCGCTGCGGACCCTGGCCCCCGAGCAGCGCCGCCGGGCGGTGAAGATCTCCGCCTCGGTGCTGACCACCGACCCGTGGGAGGAGGCCTGCCAGGTGCTGCCGAACGTCAACACGCTGACCCGCAACGCCGCGCGGCGCGCCTACGACATCGCCGGCGTCGATCCGGAGGACCTCGACCTCGTCGAGCTGCACGACTGCTTCGCCACCGCCGAGCTGGTCCACTACGACAACCTGATGCTGTGCCCGGAGGGCGGCGCGGTGGACTTCTTCCACTCGGGCGCGACCTGGCGGGACGGGTCGACGCCGGTGAACGTCTCCGGCGGGCTGCAGTCCAAGGGCCACCCGATCTCGGCGACCGGCATCGCGAACATCTGGGAGGTGGCGACCCACCTGCGCGGCGAGGCCGGCGACCGGCAGATCCCCGGGGCCCGCGTCGGCCTGACCCACGTGATCGGGCTGGGTTCGGCCTGCGGGGTGCACATCCTCGAACGCGCCGCCGCCTGA
- a CDS encoding TetR/AcrR family transcriptional regulator yields MPAHGRTRPLRADARRNRDQVLDAALRAFSAGGPGVPLEAVARDAGVGIATLYRHFPTREVLVEAVYRAELGRLCDAAPALLGRLPPAAALRAWMDAFLDYTTAKRGMADALRAVIASGGDPFAHTRKRMVAAVTSLLAAGDAAGTVRADVDPVDVLTGLAGVTLAAGEPAQRAQAGRLLDLFMDGLRPRATPPGRP; encoded by the coding sequence ATGCCGGCGCACGGCAGGACCAGGCCGCTGCGGGCCGACGCCCGTCGCAACCGCGACCAGGTCCTCGACGCCGCCCTGCGGGCCTTCTCCGCAGGTGGCCCGGGCGTGCCGCTGGAGGCCGTCGCGCGCGACGCCGGGGTCGGCATCGCCACCCTCTACCGGCACTTCCCGACCCGCGAGGTGCTCGTCGAGGCGGTCTACCGCGCCGAGCTCGGCCGGCTGTGCGACGCGGCGCCGGCGCTGCTGGGCCGCCTGCCGCCGGCCGCGGCCCTCCGCGCCTGGATGGACGCCTTCCTCGACTACACCACCGCCAAGCGAGGGATGGCCGACGCGCTGCGGGCCGTCATCGCCTCCGGCGGCGATCCGTTCGCCCACACCCGCAAGCGGATGGTCGCCGCCGTCACCTCCCTGCTCGCCGCCGGGGATGCCGCCGGGACCGTCCGCGCCGACGTCGACCCGGTCGACGTGCTCACCGGGCTCGCCGGCGTCACCCTCGCCGCCGGCGAACCCGCCCAGCGCGCGCAGGCGGGGCGCCTGCTGGACCTGTTCATGGACGGCCTGCGCCCCCGGGCCACCCCGCCGGGCCGCCCCTGA
- a CDS encoding SDR family NAD(P)-dependent oxidoreductase, with protein sequence MSTLITTPFSATSTAAEVLTEVDLSGRRAVVTGASSGIGVETARALAGAGAQVTITVRDLDAGARVAADITASTGSDQVTVAPLDLAQPASVAAFVNGWQGPLHILVNNAGVMAAPETRTSQGWELQFATNHLGHFALTTGLRPALAAAGGARVVSVSSSAHLRSDVVFDDIHFLARPYEPWAAYGQSKTANVLFAVEATRRWADDGIAVNALMPGGIRTKLQRHVTDAELDRLRAQSTAGAGGGGGGGITWKTPEQGASTSVLLAASPLVDGVSGRYFEDCNEAGPNQPGTRTGVADYALDPRSAALLWDVSLATLAG encoded by the coding sequence GTGAGCACTCTGATCACCACTCCGTTCTCCGCGACCTCGACCGCGGCCGAGGTGCTGACCGAGGTCGACCTGTCCGGCCGGCGCGCCGTCGTGACCGGCGCGTCCTCGGGCATCGGCGTGGAGACGGCCCGGGCACTCGCCGGCGCGGGCGCCCAGGTGACGATCACGGTCCGTGACCTTGACGCCGGTGCCCGGGTGGCCGCCGACATCACCGCGTCGACCGGGAGCGACCAGGTCACCGTCGCCCCGCTGGACCTCGCCCAGCCCGCCTCCGTCGCCGCGTTCGTCAACGGCTGGCAGGGCCCGCTGCACATCCTGGTCAACAACGCCGGGGTGATGGCCGCGCCGGAGACCCGCACGTCGCAGGGCTGGGAGCTGCAGTTCGCCACCAACCACCTCGGGCACTTCGCGCTGACGACGGGCCTGCGCCCAGCGTTGGCCGCGGCCGGCGGCGCCCGGGTGGTGTCGGTGAGCTCGAGTGCGCACCTGCGCTCCGACGTCGTCTTCGACGACATCCACTTCCTCGCGCGGCCCTACGAGCCGTGGGCGGCCTACGGGCAGTCGAAGACCGCCAACGTGCTGTTCGCCGTCGAGGCGACCCGGCGGTGGGCGGACGACGGCATCGCCGTCAACGCGCTCATGCCCGGCGGCATCCGCACGAAGCTGCAGCGCCACGTCACCGACGCCGAGCTCGACCGGCTGCGGGCGCAGAGCACCGCCGGCGCGGGCGGCGGAGGCGGCGGGGGCATCACCTGGAAGACGCCCGAGCAGGGGGCGTCGACCTCGGTGCTGCTCGCCGCGTCGCCGCTGGTCGACGGGGTCAGCGGCCGGTACTTCGAGGACTGCAACGAGGCCGGCCCGAACCAGCCGGGCACGCGCACCGGCGTGGCGGACTACGCCCTCGACCCGCGTTCGGCCGCGCTGCTGTGGGACGTCAGCCTCGCCACCCTGGCCGGCTGA